Below is a genomic region from Ancylomarina subtilis.
CGACTCAATTGCTTTATGCACACGTTTAGGACTTCCCTTTTTCACAGCGCCAAAGTTCGAATAGGAAAGCATGGCCATCACAGGCTCCTGATTGAATTTCTTAACCGCACGTGCAGTAATCAATGTGGTATCAATCAATGATTCTGATGTTGGTTCTGAATTTACGGTGGTATCTGCAAAGAAAAGAGGTCCTTTCTTAGTCATTACAATGTTCATTCCCACCAGCGTCTTCATTCCCTTTTCTTTACCAATTACTTTTTCAGCAATATTCAAAGTTTCGAAATAACGGGTTGCGTAACCCGAGATAAAGGCATCGGCCTCACCCACTTCAACCATGGTAGCTGCAAAATAATTGCGATCGAACATCTTCTCAACAGCCTCTTTGTGCACAAGACCTTTACGTCCAAGTTTCGCACAAAGCACATCCGCATAACGCGTTCTTCTTGCGCGCTCAGCTTCTGAACGGATATCGATAATCTCCGCACCTTCAAGGTCAAGATCATTTTCTTCAACCAACCGCTGAATGTTTTCGTTATTACCCAACAAAATAGGTTTCGCGATCCCTTCGTGAAGTGCAATTTGAGCTGCTTTAAGAATATTAAAGTTGTTTGCTTCAGGGAATACAACACGCTTCGGTGCTTTCTTCGCTTTGTTAAAGATGGTACGCAATAACTCATTCTCGGTACCCAATCTCATTTTCAATTCTTCAGCATAAGCATCCCAATCCATATCGGTTTTTCGGGCAACGCCTGAATCAACAGCAGCTTTAGCTACAGCTACGGCTACACGAGAAACCAAACGAGGATCCATAGCCTTAGGAATAATGTAGTGCTTACCAAAGGTGATATTCGCCTCATCATATGCTGCATGCACCGACTCCGGAACAGGTTCTTTGGCCAACTCAGCGATAGCATGAACCGAAGCAATTTTCATTTCTTCGTTGATCGCAGTCGCTCTAACATCCAGTGCTCCACGAAAAATATAAGGGAATCCCAATACATTATTAATCTGATTCGGATAATCTGAACGACCGGTAGCAACGACAATATCATCGCGAACTTCCATAGCCTCATCATAATCGATCTCAGGATCCGGATTGGCTAAGGCGAAAACAACTGGATTTGGAGCCATAGATGCAACCATCTCTTTTGACATCGCACCGCCAACTGAAAGACCTAAAAACACATCGCATCCAACCACAGCCTCGGCTAAAGTATTTAAATCTCTATTGGTAATGAATTGCTTTTTCTGCTCATTTAAATCTGTACGCTTCGCGTTGATCACCCCACGGCTATCACACATCACGACATTTTCAGGTTTTACTCCCAAAGAAATATAAAGTTTTGTACAAGATACGGCAGCTGCGCCGGCCCCATTTACAACGACTTTTACATCTTCAATCTTCTTATTCCCCAGCTCAAGAGCATTTAATAAACCTGCAGCTGAGATAATAGCCGTTCCGTGCTGATCATCGTGCATCACCGGAATATCCAGTTCCGCTTTCAGTCTCTCCTCAATTTCAAAACACTCTGGCGCTTTGATATCTTCGAGATTGATCCCCCCAAAAGTTGGGGCAATCGCTTTTACTGTTTCAATGAACTTATCAACATCCGTCGCGTCCACCTCAATATCGAATACATCGATATCAGAAAATATTTTAAAGAGAAGGCCTTTCCCTTCCATAACAGGCTTCCCTGCCAATGCGCCTATGTCTCCAAGGCCCAAAACTGCTGTACCGTTTGAAATTACGGCAACTAAATTTCCTTTACCTGTATAACGATAAGCGTCTTCAGGATTTTTTTCAATTTCAAGACAAGGTTCTGCTACTCCCGGGCTGTATGCCAATGATAGATCACGTTGAGTCCTGTAGGGTTTCGTAGGGATCACCTCAATTTTCCCGGGGCGTCCTTCTGAATGATAATTTAATGCGTCAGTTGACTTTTGTTTAGACATAACTGTATGGTTGTTGTTTTTGCTCAAAATATGAGCTGTTTTAAGTTTGGAAATTATCCTTAAAAGAATCTTAGTATTCAGTAAACGACCACTTTATGTCTAAAGATAATCTATAAAACTAAGCCTTTCAAAGATTTTGCAAATCTACGTATAAATCAGGAAAGAAAGTTTCCCTTTTTAGAATGATTTCACTAACTTGAGAACTCCGTGTTTTCGCTGATCTCATTATCACAGTTATAAGTGTCAAGTATTAAATTTCTCGATATAGGCATAAAGATTATTGATTAATATAATTTGGCTGTTAGA
It encodes:
- a CDS encoding phosphate acyltransferase, with amino-acid sequence MRLGTENELLRTIFNKAKKAPKRVVFPEANNFNILKAAQIALHEGIAKPILLGNNENIQRLVEENDLDLEGAEIIDIRSEAERARRTRYADVLCAKLGRKGLVHKEAVEKMFDRNYFAATMVEVGEADAFISGYATRYFETLNIAEKVIGKEKGMKTLVGMNIVMTKKGPLFFADTTVNSEPTSESLIDTTLITARAVKKFNQEPVMAMLSYSNFGAVKKGSPKRVHKAIESLHTNHPELAVDGEMLLNFAMDKNLRDANFPFNKLKGKDVNTLIFPNLSSGNIAYKLMQDLGDSENIGPIILGTAKPFHVVPMGCTVRELINMTAIAVVDAQEEK